TCTGTTCGGGAGACGTGGGCATCTGGCCGCCTTCGATCGCACGCGAGGGCAGATCGGTCCACCTTTTCGTGCACCGCTCAGGGTCGCGGTCCCGTTAGATGGGTGTTGTGTCCCTGCTGTCCCGGGATGCATGATCAGATGGTGGGACCGATATTCTCTGCAAAAAATCGCCTGATTCGCCGGATGCCCCCTATGCTCCGGGATATTTTTGCCTGTCCCGGCTGTCCCGCCTGTCCCGGGTAAAATCGAGTTCGCACGTTTTTGTGCGAACGTGTCCCTCGCACGCGGGATAAAGGGATCATCCCGGGACATTCGATCTTTCAGATCGAAGGGTTCAGTGGCCTGCTATCTGCTCTCCAGGGAGGTCCATTCTTCCCGCGAGATCCCGGCATGCTTCAAGATCCGCATCAACAGGTCCACACCGATCTCCTTTGTGTGCGGGTTCGGGATGGTGAGGACCAGATCGTCCCTGATCATGAACGGGTGTTTGCCCCCGGAATATGGTCCTTCGAATCCGAAATTTCGGAGGTTTCGAACGAGATCACTCCATGATGCCGGCCGGATCGTATGATCCGGCATCGGCATCCATCCTGGTGGTCTCCCGGATGGTGATCCCGTCGATCGGCGGGATGGGCATCCCCCTCCTCAGCCTGATCACGAGCCAGTCGTCGATGACCTCGGCCAGGCGTTCCCGGCACGCTTCGAGTGTCGTGCCGGTGGCCCAGACTCCAGGCAGTTCGGGAACTTCGCCGTAGTAGGGTTCGTCGTCCTCGATGATCTCGTAGCGGGCATGGTGCATCGCCGCCGTGATGTACTCGATGATCATGTGCGGTCAGGGATGACTTTGGTTCCGGAGGGAGATTAAGGCTTTGTCCGGGGCGGGCTGAGATGGCCCGCATGAAAGGGTGAAGGACTGTAGCATGAGATCGTCGTTCCACGATTCTCAGGAACTATCCGGAGAGGCGGATTCGTCCTCCCCGTCCTTCCCCCTGCCACACAAACCACGCCACCGCAAAGACGAGCGGCACCCCGACCGGGACGCACACCCCGGCGGGGCCGTGGAAGAGAGGGCCGTAGTGGGCCACGCAGGAGGCGAGGGACGCTGCGCCGGCCCCGGCGACCAGCGGGGCGACGGTGAGGCCGGAAGGGTGCAGACAATCCTGTTGTAGCCGTACTGCCAATGCTTATATCGGGTCGGTCCCAGATATCGCGCTGGTATGAAATTCACCATTATCCTGGAGCGAGACGAAGAGGGGCGGTATGTCGCGGAATGTACCGACCTGCCGGGGTGCATGTCCGAGGGCGACACCGCCGAGGAGGCGATCCAGCATATCAACGAGGCGATTCCGGGGTGCATCACGTCCCGTCTCAGGGTGGCGGCCGGTTCGGTTCATCTGCCGCCGGTGGACCGCACGGTCACGATCTCGCTCGACATTTCCGGGCCGACCTATGCCTGAACTGCCCCGTGAATCCGGGGATAAGCATGTTGCCGCCCTGAAACGTCGGTGGTCAACCAGGTTTGGGGAAACGACTATCCCCCGCAGGTGATTGCCGGATGCATGCCTGTATCCCGGTGTAAAACGATTGAAAACTTTTCGACCGATT
Above is a window of Methanofollis tationis DNA encoding:
- a CDS encoding type II toxin-antitoxin system HicB family antitoxin translates to MIIEYITAAMHHARYEIIEDDEPYYGEVPELPGVWATGTTLEACRERLAEVIDDWLVIRLRRGMPIPPIDGITIRETTRMDADAGSYDPAGIME
- a CDS encoding type II toxin-antitoxin system HicB family antitoxin, which gives rise to MKFTIILERDEEGRYVAECTDLPGCMSEGDTAEEAIQHINEAIPGCITSRLRVAAGSVHLPPVDRTVTISLDISGPTYA
- a CDS encoding type II toxin-antitoxin system HicA family toxin: MPMPDHTIRPASWSDLVRNLRNFGFEGPYSGGKHPFMIRDDLVLTIPNPHTKEIGVDLLMRILKHAGISREEWTSLESR